A region from the Mercenaria mercenaria strain notata chromosome 7, MADL_Memer_1, whole genome shotgun sequence genome encodes:
- the LOC128558374 gene encoding uncharacterized protein LOC128558374: MTTTENEYFLRITYLLLKGGTFILGKVLHREVQKNGGDIDVSLQAFRKKLHHELHKKQFDKVFASGGTNIQVWDIAIYINVLTIVFRNTLTDAERRSIRSMLHLRNETYAHIPNALLPYEKYEDCREELEDAINELSSSLDATVQSACTSIIKECIYQPLDTKNPIENLKQFNDDLARLVIGKIDSSQKQLSSELASTERKLEGEISAAKDEIIQHTDDLQEKVIDAIKRAINGKRTMKTVKVVDTELTLNGDEENWVKLAERIILRVTDEAIRKTGGATEFVLIENAVQELLDEINSNEDTEVQGVHEGSIHLRIRCTTYEALLDLLMYMDSPSLQQRLDALSFAVTEIFNLQQPIKVSAKLSYGHILQSISDDLEDTKVAKRTVRLPIRCTSYKGLEHVWNLFANGEASNKMNKISETISRHLGTKITIKASIDVKQFERVLEEEEPLLDEKEVSSSSATESDWSWDEEWDNTDIRTIRKGIPTPLTRHNMEQENTEILRQMSDICMFSDPKAPDVILVIGDSRSGKSSFIYTLQASLTGAIHQFASVKTARPDSYKITWYKHLGVSLTDVPLKYSDNWEALKNIRPHLPHVVECTGLENLDKATQQDILDRFIAGYVSPGTNVETLERQRLSWLREVHGLIGLFTGKWRVSKVVFVQNVLDGLNNDLFISAVRALTKGDWINWNTDHRLERDLIFLLTNCDREKDPHQLGEKKRRSDETAALIQTGLKSLGHGSKNFMTTRWANLNADNRFQDPQIRNQSLKWINSMISISPDDYKHAILLQILLFLLVIAGVFLIVAIHVNDMPKKLVLFTDVVLIIGVFAWANRAYNRLKKIKLD, from the exons ATGACAACAACAGAGAATGAGTACTTCTTACGAATAACGTACCTACTTCTCAAAGGCGGCACTTTTATTCTAGGAAAAGTTCTTCATCGAGAGGTACAAAAGAATGGAGGTGATATTGATGTTTCACTGCAGGCATTTAGAAAGAAGCTTCACCACGAGCTGCACAAGAAACAGTTTGACAAGGTCTTTGCATCTGGCGGAACAAACATACAAGTATGGGACATAGCGATATATATCAATGTTCTGACAATTGTATTTAGAAATACCCTGACAGATGCTGAACGCCGTTCTATCAGATCTATGCTGCATCTTAGAAACGAAACGTATGCACATATTCCAAATGCGTTGCTTCCTTATGAGAAATATGAAGACTGTCGAGAAGAATTGGAGGATGCAATTAACGAGTTATCTTCTTCTCTTGACGCTACAGTTCAGAGCGCATGCACATCAATCATAAAAGAATGCATTTACCAGCCACTGGACACAAAAAATCctattgaaaatttgaaacaatttaatgaTGACCTTGCTCGCCTTGTCATTGGAAAGATAGATTCTAGCCAAAAACAGTTAAGCAGTGAACTTGCTTCTACTGAGAGAAAGTTGGAAGGTGAAATTTCGGCGGCAAAAGATGAAATAATACAACATACCGATG ATTTGCAAGAAAAGGTAATTGATGCGATCAAACGAGCCATTAATGGAAAACGTACCATGAAAACTGTTAAAG TTGTAGATACAGAACTAACTTTGAACGGAGACGAGGAAAACTGGGTCAAATTAGCAGAAAGGATTATTTTAAGGGTGACTGACGAAGCTATCCGAAAAACAGGGGGCGCCACCGAATTCGTATTGATTGAAAATGCTGTACAAGAACTGTTAGATGAAATAAATAGCAATGAAGATACGGAGGTTCAGGGGGTTCACGAGGGAAGCATTCATTTAAGAATTAGATGCACCACATATGAGGCATTACTAGATCTACTGATGTACATGGACAGTCCAAGTTTGCAGCAGAGACTTGATGCACTATCATTtgcagtaacagagatattcaaTCTTCAACAACCAATAAAAGTTTCAGCAAAATTATCATACGGTCACATTTTGCAGAGTATCTCTGATGACCTAG AAGACACGAAAGTTGCAAAGAGAACTGTTCGATTGCCAATACGTTGTACATCGTATAAAGGCCTTGAACATGTCTGGAACTTATTTGCAAACGGGGAAGCTTCgaataaaatgaataagatatcagAAACGATTTCGCGCCACTTAGGAACGAAGATAACCATTAAGGCTTCGATAGATGTTAAACAGTTTGAAAGAGTTCTCGAAGAGGAAG AACCTTTGCTTGATGAGAAAGAGGTTTCGTCCAGTAGTGCCACAGAATCTGATTGGTCCTGGGACGAAGAATGGG ATAACACAGACATTCGTACAATACGAAAGGGAATTCCAACACCTTTGACACGACACA ATATGGAACAGGAGAATACAGAAATATTGCGACAGATGTCAGATATCTGTATGTTCAGTGATCCTAAAGCTCCAGATGTCATTTTAGTGATAGGTGACAGCAGATCAGGGAAAAGCTCCTTCATCTATACCCTGCAAGCAAGTTTAACTGGAGCAATACACCAGTTTGCATCGGTTAAGACTGCAAGACCAGATTCATACAAAATCACATG GTACAAACATTTAGGAGTGAGCCTGACAGACGTACCACTGAAATACAGCGACAACTGGGAAGCATTAAAGAATATAAGACCCCATTTGCCACATGTTGTTGAATGTACAGGGCTTGAAAATCTTGACAAAGCCACTCAGCAAGATATTCTCGACCGTTTCATTGCAG GATATGTTTCACCCGGTACCAACGTAGAAACGCTAGAACGTCAGCGACTTTCTTGGTTAAGGGAGGTCCACGGGCTGATTGGTTTATTTACAGGAAAATGGCGTGTGTCTAAAGTCGTATTTGTGCAGAATGTACTTGACGGTTTAAACAACGATCTGTTCATATCTGCAGTTCGGGCATTGACCAAAGGGGATTGGATTAACTGGAACACTG ATCACAGGCTTGAAAGAGATTTGATATTCCTCCTGACAAACTGTGACAGGGAGAAAGATCCACATCAGCTAGGGGAGAAAAAACGGAGGTCAGATGAAACTGCCGCTCTCATTCAAACAGGCCTAAAGTCTCTTGGTCACGGCTCCAAAAATTTTATGACGACTCGTTGGGCCAATCTTAACGCTGACAACAGATTCCAAGATCCTCAAATAAGGAATCAGTCATTGAAATGGATAAACAGTATGATCTCAATCTCACCGGATGATTACAAACATGCAATATTGCTACAGATTCTACTTTTCCTTCTTGTAATCGCTGGAGTCTTTTTAATTGTAGCAATACACGTGAATGACATGCCAAAGAAACTAGTGCTTTTCACCGACGTGGTTTTAATTATAGGAGTTTTCGCATGGGCCAATAGAGCATACAACCGTTTGAAGAAAATTAAGCTGGATTAG
- the LOC128558724 gene encoding uncharacterized protein LOC128558724: MAEKGCGNMENNSSGDAVPGRIEQILCQPCSSKDKQTVADVFCSICDEFQCLDCSNIHKAYAFMKNHKLVNAIDIKAKPVSFDMKGLDQCDEHQKQLEFFCEDENQLCCSTCAIVDHRKCHSVVEIQKIAGRSASASSQLNASLQDIREKAETVIKYTKSSKEQLDQDVKEVSLKIRRMRDDVMKLFDDLEVSVAKDAESFKTETLNKLTRKQSNSEKHIADATKSLETIDNVHQKGTSSQQFILEQKMKKQVDELSSNVDKEYQRLETVTVSFDFDETLKLPPLSISDYIPGQLTLKYSVPEAVKPITPVDPIVKLTKITSIDLKKTGDDAEEPLYTGLDFLPDGRLVAVDNKKKKCLIYNEKLKKVGSFQLSYIPQSVVAVSVEEVAITSANKYQIDFLRVSKSNDISLIRTCKVKTKYESICMKDERHFVVGTIDDTRPVRIVSLSGEEKDFSINCPNKKYPIGTSACTYIRNSDKVVLTDRYEHTVYIYDIRTNTSVVVKDDQINEPVGVAVDPSDCLLVCSIKTHSIVQISQTGRVLSSYKLDMKNPRIVCVSKNKSIIAVTNNFKGEGKLQLFKVTY, encoded by the coding sequence atggcggaaaaagGGTGTGGGAATATGGAAAATAACAGCTCTGGTGATGCAGTTCCTGGACGAATAGAGCAGATATTATGTCAGCCGTGTTCAAGTAAGGATAAACAAACTGTAGCTGATGTGTTTTGTTCAATTTGTGATGAATTTCAGTGCTTGGATTGTTCAAACATACACAAAGCGTATGCTTTCATGAAAAACCACAAATTAGTGAACGCAATAGATATCAAAGCGAAACCAGTCTCGTTTGATATGAAGGGCTTAGACCAATGCGATGAGCATCAAAAACAATTAGAGTTCTTCTGCGAGGATGAGAATCAGCTCTGCTGCAGTACTTGCGCTATTGTCGATCACCGGAAATGCCACAGTGTCGTAGAAATACAGAAGATTGCCGGAAGATCTGCATCAGCAAGTTCCCAATTAAATGCCAGCTTGCAGGATATAAGAGAGAAAGCTGAAACTGTCATTAAATATACCAAGTCGTCAAAAGAGCAACTGGATCAAGATGTTAAAGAAGTGTCTTTAAAAATTAGACGAATGCGTGATGATGTAATGAAACTGTTTGACGATTTGGAAGTTTCCGTTGCTAAGGACGCTGAATCATTTAAGACAGAAACACTCAATAAATTGACAAGGAAGCAATCAAACAGTGAGAAACATATTGCTGATGCCACAAAATCCCTGGAAACAATTGATAATGTTCATCAGAAAGGGACGTCATCACAACAGTTTATATTGGAACAGAAAATGAAGAAACAAGTCGATGAACTTAGCAGCAACGTTGACAAGGAATATCAAAGGTTAGAGACCGTGACCGTGTcgtttgattttgatgaaacattgaAATTGCCCCCACTCTCGATTTCTGATTATATTCCGGGACAACTGACATTAAAATACTCCGTACCGGAAGCTGTGAAACCAATAACACCTGTAGATCCGATTGTTAAATTAACGAAGATTACTTCCATTGATCTGAAGAAGACCGGAGATGATGCCGAGGAACCGTTATATACAGGACTAGATTTTCTGCCAGATGGTAGGCTGGTTGCCGtggataataaaaaaaagaaatgcttgATTTACAATGAGAAGCTTAAGAAAGTAGGATCATTTCAGTTATCGTATATACCACAGAGTGTAGTTGCTGTATCTGTGGAGGAAGTTGCGATAACAAGTGCTAATAAATACCAGATAGACTTTCTACGAGTCAGTAAATCTAATGATATATCTTTGATCAGGACATGTAAAGTTAAGACCAAGTATGAATCTATATGTATGAAAGATGAGAGACACTTTGTTGTTGGAACTATTGATGATACAAGGCCAGTTCGTATTGTATCTTTGTCAGGAGAAGAGAAAGATTTCAGTATCAACTGTCCAAACAAGAAATATCCTATAGGCACTAGTGCTTGTACATATATAAGAAACAGTGACAAAGTGGTTCTAACCGATAGATACGAGCATACTGTCTACATATATGACATCAGGACCAACACCAGTGTTGTTGTCAAGGACGACCAGATCAATGAACCAGTGGGTGTAGCAGTAGATCCTTCAGACTGTCTCCTGGTTTGCAGTATTAAAACACACTCCATTGTACAGATCTCTCAAACAGGTCGGGTCCTATCATCGTACAAGTTAGATATGAAAAATCCACGCATAGTCTGTGTTTCCAAGAACAAATCAATTATTGCTGTCACAAATAACTTTAAGGGTGAAGGAAAGCTGCAGCTTTTCAAAGTTACATATTAA